In Polyodon spathula isolate WHYD16114869_AA chromosome 23, ASM1765450v1, whole genome shotgun sequence, the DNA window TGGTAATGGCGTTTTttgtgtcaataaaaaaaaaaaaaaccgttagATACTGTAATGTAACTTTCCCTTTTAACGTAATAAGACTAAACActaagggctggtttcacagactgattAGCACAAATATTGGACCtcttaatgttaatttaggtaggCCACTGTTAAGATATTCGGAGTTGTGAAACCAGCCCTAAGACTTGGCATTACCTCCTGTAAGATTTCAGTTTAAAGTTACATCCCACTTCTGTGGTGTATTATAAACGATAGAGTTGGGATTTTGAAAGGTTACGAAATAAGAATTGCACTAATTGAAATATATTGTACAAATGCATACAGTATTTCTGAATTTCTATAGAATTTTTGCTAGACACTCTGCTTCACTGTGCTCTGTTTTAAACATGAGGCCTAACAGACTCACATTTCTGGGCTTTAACCACTAGCCCACATTGCCTCCCAGCTCATCTGTTGACTCTAACCTCTatcccacactgtctcccagtcctgCAGCTCTAACCTCAAGGTTCCACACCACcccctagtccctcagctctaacctttatgccacactgtctcccagtcccttaACTCTTACCACTAGGCCACgctgcttcccagtccctcagctcaaaaAGGCAACACTTCCCTCTAACCTCCAGGTCACACAGACAATAGCTGTATACCACTATTCAGTCTTGAGCCTGTAATTCAGTGTCACCTAGTCCTAATTTTGAAGTAAAAGTAAATTTGacttttaaatacaatgttaataATCAACATTGTTGGCAGATTTTCTACATTGAACAGAATGCCCATTGCTGcttattttcatttacagtaaactCTCAATTAATGGTAAtgttcttaatgattgactttgCTTTGTAACATTCTTAACacaatgtttaaattattatccAACTCCAAATTTTGCAAAACACTGGTGCAATACCTCCTGTTTTTATCATCAGCGGACTACCAACTGTGGAGTTTGGCAAATAAACAGCGTATTTGAGGGCCTCTAGAAACTTGTTTGAGCGGGTAAATGCCTCCTACCCCCCATCCCCAAGAGTGCTAGAAGATCACACTCCTACAGTACTTGCTAATAAATAAGGAATGGGGGACTTTAAGAAAACAGCCCTAACTGTACAGTGTGGTTTACTCACACTGTTGCTGTTATGGCATAATCAAGGACCAGCTTAGTAAAGGTGCACCTGCTTGGGGCGGCAGGAAAGGAGTTTGTTAAGACCTAGTGTATACTGAGAGGTTGGAGGATAGTTACAGAGATTGAAATGCTGCAGATGTGTTAGCCTGGCTTGTCTTCAGAGTTACAAGAATGCATCATTGCTtttaagaaataatatatatatatatatatatatattatatatatatatatatatatatatatatatatatatatatatatatatatatatatatatataaataaataacatgttaaggttattttttaatcattcaacTGTATATTATGCAATGCCTGCATAGCGCCATTTTTGATGTGCTGTCATTGTATTTGATTACAGAACCCACACTTATCAATATTGAAATGAAAGAACTGGCTCTACCATGCTAGACAGGCAGTCACTGTGTTTATCTTCACACCCTTTAAAACACTGTGTCCATTTTCATGAAGAATTTCTTCTTTAAAGCGTCTTAACATCAGtattttctttgttaaagacGTCAGTAACGTAGCATGGCGGTAAATGCTTTGTCGGTGTGGCCAGGGCACTTCTCTGCTTCACCGCCAGGAAAACTATAGTTCCATCATTTTGCATTGTTTCATGCTTTTAGCCTTAATTGATTGATCTCATTAATAAACAATTGCATGGCTGACACAGCCTTGGTTTTTTCTACGGTCGATGGGACTGAGTTTGTACAGGAACTGCGTTGACTGGACTGGTGTTTAGCGTGGTTTGCTGTATTAATTAGCTTTCCGAAGTCTAAGTGATGGCGCAGTATTTATTTCCAAACAAGGTGATCTCACCAAAAAGGCAGGGCTGTCGTGAACATCAGCCCCTGGGAGACCCATGAAACATTGTACAGGATAATTAACTCCAAACAGATCTACAGTTCAGAACCTGGGATTGATGGGtcctttttttactgtaatagcGTGTTTCAATTGAACCCGTAATTAGCTTTGTAATGCCCAAGCATTGTTGAAATGAGAAAATCTACTTTATGTAACCGtttcatgggggaaaaaaaaacacactcccccccccccccccccccccccccccccaccaatctAGCAACACATAATGTACAGCAGATGAAAAATTTAGACTCGTGAGGCtggatttcaaaaataataatctagaaGGGTGAATAAGCACGTTATCATATGTGAAGCAGAAATGGGCATTACAGGCTTAACAGGGGTTGCCATAGCAACTTTAGCACATCAGTGCCCTTGTAggcacctccccccccccccccccagtggacTGACCCTTACATAGGCTAGGATATTGATGAACCATCAATACATTGGGTGTACTGTACACCAATCTCTGCCCTCTTGCAAAGGTGCATAGTGCCATTTGCTTCACAATGTGAGTTTACAAAAATGCCATGTGGTATAGAAACATCAGTGATTACTTGTGCTATACAGTAGAAGCAGAAGAAATGCTTCTGGTTGTCTCTTGTTACTGTTTATTAGGATGAAAATGAAATACTAGTAGTGGCTCAACGTGTAGACATCGCTAATAGTGCTATGACTAAGTAGCATGATTCCTCCCCTGCAGAACCATGTGGTGCACTGGACCCCCACTCCCGTGAGTCATGTGACCCTGGAATCTTGGCAGGCCAGTGCCCTCTCATGCGGAACGGAGCCCAGCCTTGCAAGCGAGGCTGCACTCGGAACATTCTGTTCTCTCTGCTGGCTCACAGTCCACCTCCCTTGCTGTTAACCCTGTACAGCGCTTAAGCGAggtgccattttgttttctggAATCGCCtagtctgcattttgatgcacGCTCAAGTCTTTACTGCAAGTCATTTCTTTTGTACTACAGCAAAAAAAGCTCATAAAATCCTGTACAACACACTGAAAtggagttgtttttaatgaactTGGAGGTTCATGGAGGTGTGGAATTTACTGGATTTTAGCCACTCTGGTTAGTGCCACCCCAgtcttgctttttaaaattcctCGCTCTCCTCTCAAGGCTGCCTAACAACATGCTGGGGGGGTGGTGATTTTGTGCCAACAATATTCTGCGGAGGTCTCTCACCTAGGTTAGTTTCTTTAATCAAAAGTGGTACAGCCACAGCCAACCTCTTGTATAAATACTCCAGTAATGTCGTAATGGCCTATAATTGTTGATGATCACATTTTCCATGGTGGTGTGTTTTAAACAAATGACCTGGAAATCCATATACACCCTGGAGGGTGTCCAAAGCAGACCTGCGGTCAATTATAATTACGCTTACAGCAGAGTTTGatgaaattgcaattacaaatgcattgctattttgtttaattacaattatgctgcagtaattccaattccaattacACTAGAAATAACATAAACAACTCCACAAATGAACATGTGTGTTTAGTCCtaataaccaagcaataatcacaggtacaattACAGAAGCATACtatgtaactttctttttttttaaacagatgggGTCACCACAAATGGATGAAAATAGAAGAATAACGATAGGCTGAGTTTGAACTGTAATGGATTCAATTATGTGGTATGATTACAACCAcaattacacaggtgtgccaaGGCTCAACTTCAATTGCAATGTAGTTGCATTCAATTCTGAATTGCACAATTCCAATTGGAATTGAACCCCAGGTCTGCTCCAAAGTGGTCTTGCCTTCACAGAGCAGCGGTAGCTCCAGCCCCGATCCTCGCCCCGTCCCTTAGAGGGTTAACAGCTCTCAGGCTAAACGTACTGTGACCTTTCTGCTGGCAGAATGAATGTGTTTGAATACAGTGAACTGGGATTAGGAAGTAAGATGGCGCTGACCTACATTTTACTGGGAAACAGCTGAGAGGCAGCACTAAAAAGGCACTTGTGTTTGTGAagggaatgtgtgttttttgcatGGGTGTGCGCgcagtgaattattattattattattattatttattattattattattattattattattattatttcttagcagatttccttacccagggcgacttccagctgtaaacaaaaaatacatatcaataattgCAGTACAAGTATATTCTGTAGATCTTGGTGGGCTCATACTGTATGTGGGGGTAGAATGTTGAGTCAGCTAATTGTATAttccatttttctatttttatttcttgacCTACTGCTGAAGGAGTTAAAGTAGCTGATCCTCCACGCGACACAGCAGATCAGTTAAGTGCCCGGTCTTGGGAATGccagtatagttttttttttttttttttgtatgactttcTTTGGAAGACAAACTACGTTGCACAATAGTTCTAGTCAGCTTGTCTTTCTGCAGATTTACTCAGTCGTgaaaaagtttcttttttttttttttatagcatttattACACACTTTGTAATGTATAGTGTTTCTGCTAGCCAGGACATGTCTATTTAATTTGCCttaagaacatttttaaagctttgaaaatgttgtGGTATGCAGTACACAATGTATTACCACTCAATATGCAAATGCATGGAAATACTGAGTAAAGCCCTATTGAGTTATTTTAAGATTTGCTTTTtccatgaaactgttctagaataACGTACAACAGGCTTTTACAACTGTGTGAACAGGGCCCATAATTCCGAAACATGCTGTAAAATGTGTTAGTGAACAAAGAATGTCaaatgtattccttttgttgAAACACAATTTCAAAACGCAGAGATACACTTTGAAATATCTGGCAgtaaatttagttttatttttgtatttttagttagTGTTCAAGGTTTCTTTATTAGAAGCAGATATAGGTGGATAGATCTCTTTTAACATTACCAAAAACAACGTTCAGGGACCTGATGCTGGCAATCAGAGTGCCTCTGTCAGTTAGTCTCCCAGAGGGGAGAGGGTGGCATGAGATCAGCTTAGCCACAGCTTAATGGAGAGAGACCGGCCAGCACCGAGCCTGCATTTCTTCCAGCCTCTTGCATCACccaatatatgtgtgtatatatatatatgtgtgtgtgtgtgtgtgtatatgtatatatatatatatatatatatatatacatacatatacatacacacacactgtggcgCCGATCATGTCAAGCCTGTAGTAACCTTCAGAAGATGAAATAATTTTTAGTAGTTTTAAAGATAGATTGTTTCTGATATTAATATTTtccactgctttgtttttttacaggtaGGTAATCGCAGTCATCCTCTTGCCTTTTCTAACCTAGCAGATGAGGTCCGGGAGGTCATGAGCCAGCGTTCAGCCTGCTGTAGGGCGTGCCCAAGGCACTGAGAAACCAGACCCTGCCCCGCTTGCTTGTAACGCACTGCTGTGCAGCACTGTCCTTGTATCAGCAGCAGCCATGGCGAGCAAAAGGAAATCCACCACGCCATGCATGATTCCACTCAAAACCATGAACCTGCACGAGGACCAAGAGGCAGATGCTGAGGAACCGAAAAGCAGACCCCGGTCTGCACTGGACCTCTTCCTTCCTGGAGACGAGGGGGGCCTGGACACCCAGGATGGCGGTGAGTCATCTGGAGAGGGGAGCGAACTGCACAGAGGAGAGGGCACCTTCACATGCCAGCCCTGTTACTTTGACTCCCAAGATCTCAATCTCTTCCTGGATCACATGTACTCCCAGCACCCTGACTTCCGAGCAGAGCCCAGCTTCTCGTGTCTGGATTGCAGATTGTCTACCAAGAGCTATGAAAGCCTGGCCTTGCACAATGCCCGGGTGCACTCCAACCTGGGAGCAAGGGGCGGTTTCTCAGAAGGGATGGCCTGGCAGGTGGGCAGGAAAGTCGGGCGGACGGTTGTGGAGCAGAGCCTGGTAACAACTGACGGcttggagggagggagggagtcgGAGATATCGATCACTAAGACTCCAATCATGAAGATGCTAAAAGGGAAGTCAGAATCTAAGAGGATCTTGGTATCCCATTCAGGAGATGAGCCTGATGCCAGCAGCCGCAGCAGTGAACCTGAGAAGAAGGAAATTGTGGTAACAACAGCAGCGACAACGGTTGTTCCTAATGGAGCTGCCTCTAAGGTTTCCCATCCAACAATGGTGCACATAGTCAACAGTTCAAGTACAATACCAGTCTTGAAGACAGCCATCACACAAGTAGTATCTGTTCTCCAGAACCGGAGCCTTCAGCAGCAGGCACCTACGGTGCCAAAGTCTTCAAGTCACCTCCCCAAAGTTATGATCCCACTGAGTAGCATTCCTACTTACAACGCCGCAATGGATACCAACTGTTTCCTCAAGACCTCCTTCAGTAAGTTTTCCTACCCCACAAAGGCCGAGCTTTGCTACTTGACTGTGGTCACCAAGTACCGAGAGGAGCAAATCAAGATCTGGTTCACAGCCCAGAGGCTTAAGCAAGGCATCAGCTGGTCACCAGAGGAAATCGAGGATGCCCGCAGGAAGATGTTCAGCACCATCATTCAGTCGCCCCCCCGACagtcccagcagcagcagcagaccatCACTGTTTTGCCCGCTTCTCTGGGCTCCAATGGCATGCACCACATCCTCCAGGGCAGCTTGCTGGGGCAAACAGGGGTGATTGTCACTCAGCCTGTGATGGCAAATGGCATCCAGGTCAGCAGATCTCCCATGGCCCTGGCCGTCACCCCAAAGCCTCAGGTGGCGACCAGACCTCAAATGGCAGTCAGGCCTACTGCCGCCCTTGTGGCTGATAAAGGAGCAGCCATGATTGTTAGTacccccagcagcagcagcagcagcatcaacagcagcggtagcagcagcagcatcaaagTGGTGGGATCATTGCCTCCCGTTGTGAATGTCACCCCCAGCACCCGTACCCTCCCCAGCAGCATTCTGGACCCCAGCTTCTACAAGAACAAGAAATCACAGGAGCAGCTGACAGCCCTCAAGCAGAGCTTCTTCCGCAACCAGTTCCCCCAGCAGGAAGAGGTGGAGCGGCTCACCAGAATCACAGGGCTGTCCACCCGCGAGGTGCGCAAGTGGTTCAGTGACCGACGCTACCATTACCGGAATCTGAAGGGCACACGTTCCTT includes these proteins:
- the zhx3 gene encoding zinc fingers and homeoboxes protein 3, giving the protein MASKRKSTTPCMIPLKTMNLHEDQEADAEEPKSRPRSALDLFLPGDEGGLDTQDGGESSGEGSELHRGEGTFTCQPCYFDSQDLNLFLDHMYSQHPDFRAEPSFSCLDCRLSTKSYESLALHNARVHSNLGARGGFSEGMAWQVGRKVGRTVVEQSLVTTDGLEGGRESEISITKTPIMKMLKGKSESKRILVSHSGDEPDASSRSSEPEKKEIVVTTAATTVVPNGAASKVSHPTMVHIVNSSSTIPVLKTAITQVVSVLQNRSLQQQAPTVPKSSSHLPKVMIPLSSIPTYNAAMDTNCFLKTSFSKFSYPTKAELCYLTVVTKYREEQIKIWFTAQRLKQGISWSPEEIEDARRKMFSTIIQSPPRQSQQQQQTITVLPASLGSNGMHHILQGSLLGQTGVIVTQPVMANGIQVSRSPMALAVTPKPQVATRPQMAVRPTAALVADKGAAMIVSTPSSSSSSINSSGSSSSIKVVGSLPPVVNVTPSTRTLPSSILDPSFYKNKKSQEQLTALKQSFFRNQFPQQEEVERLTRITGLSTREVRKWFSDRRYHYRNLKGTRSFMGSVISGGVGGASLLDSVDSSPSLASHSPSQQHHHNTHHHQKQQQQAPSTPSRRATWHQTPDFTAIRYKERDPQQVRALEASFIANHEPSGDEVDRLRVETKMTRREIDGWFSERRKKAAADKEKQEKEEDEDYGEEEFSGEKARAQRREGDDWQKESSATELKVSPIKINLKMLKVTESVNGKHGPHNTEVSPPAQTESPKVSPGMSSRSKKTPEQLHVLKQLFARTQWPSNVQYDQLSSQTSLLRSEVVRWFGDSRYVFKNGQLRWLEEYQRLTDEQEKGDIGVLEDHQTIPKTLQEKELVETSRLKEEVQGWSSKHTTEEGETKGSVEETADGKGVQKLRDVDERSENSENSGGGCESEISKEDRTSQEPELSYSLNSAAIKLEAD